AATTACGACACACTTGTCGGGAGCTACAGAAAGATGTCGTGCGGCTTTTAAATATCCTTCAGGATGAGGTTTATATTGCTCTACATCATTAGTGGTAATTAAACATTCGGGTATTGGTATTCCAACGTGAAGAAGACGGTTAGTAGCGATCTGTCGGTTTCCTGAAGTAACAATTGCCCATTTGTTTTGGGGTAAACTGGTCAGTAAAGCAATCGCTCCTGGTACTGCGACTACCCCAGAGAGATTCTTAGCTTGAGATTTATCTAGTGCTTCTGCTTCAGTCTCAGCATCTAAATGAGGAGCAACTAATTGAATAGTATCTATAGTAGGGCGACCGTGAGATATTTTCAAAATCTCTTTTGCATCTAAACTATGCTTATTTGCCCACTCCTGCCAATGCCGTTCTACACAAACAGTTGAATCTACCAAAGTTCCGTCAAGATCGAATAAGATAGCTTGACATTTAATATTTATCATATTAGTAAACTACTCACTAATACTTATTAGTATACCTACCGTATTTAATCATGACTTCTATTTCATAATTCAGATGCTTGTCTTTCATGTTCTTGCTTTTTTTTGTTAATTATTGCTTGTTGAAATTTGTAGAACAACATTATTAATTCAATGCAGAATCATCTTATGAAAGACTTTTGAAGCTTGTATAGGAAATTATTGTCCAGCGCGATAATTTCCTGGTGTAGTCCCAACCAGACGCTTGAAATGCGATCCAAAATGACCGCGAGGGATGCTTTCGGCTAGAAAGCATATCCAATCGCGGTGTTGGCTTTGGTCGTAGAAACCTACTGCGGTAGCTACACTAGAAATTGGCATTCTTTTGGCTAAAAGTTTTTTGGCGCGATCGATTTTTATCTGTATTTGATAAGCACTCAAAGATAAACCCTTTTCTCGCTTAAACAGACGACTGAGATAAAAACGGCTCATTCCTGCTATGTCTGCTAATTCTGCTAAAGATACGTTATCTTCGTAGTTAGCCTGGAGATAATCGCAAACTAGCGCGATTGCAGGTCTGACTTGAGAATAAGATTTTGGTGTAAACTCGCGATCGCAACTAATCAAATTAGAAAAAAAATCCACCAGTAAAGATTCTTTAGTTAATTTAGTTGTCTGGGTTGCAGTAGCAATACAAAGTTGATGAAACAATTTCGCTAGAGAGCGATCGGACAAAATTGGTTGGGTAAAAAAAGGAACTCTACCATTGTCGGCAATTTCTAAAGCAATTTCTGTTAATAAACTTGGGTTGACGTGCATCATCAAGAAACTAGCAGGTTTGGGTAAATAAGTCCGTTCGCTAGGAGCATGAACTTCTCCCGAATGAATAATACTCAAACTACCAATAGGAACGGGATAATAAGCACCGCGATAAAAATATTCTCCCTGACAATTAAAACTCATTCCCAACTGATATTCATGATGGAAATGCTTGGGTAACGGTTCTACTGTACCTGCACTGTAGGTGTATTTTTCAATTAGGATTTTTGGCAGTTGCCATGTTGATACAGTAATTTGTGTTGGTTGAGATCTCATCAGATAACCACTGCTTTGAAGAATCGCTTTAATAGAAAATCTTCATCTATTTGACACGAGTATGACAAATGGCAGTTGTAATTTTAATAATGACTATGTGATGAATAATTAAAAGAATTTATTTGCTTTTATTTAACGGCACCAGTTTACAGGCGATCGCGATCGCGATCTAATACTCTTTATACAGTGAAAAAAAATTCCTTATTCCCTCCAATTGAAAACTATGGCATTATCGGTAATTGTCATACAGCAGCCTTAATTAGCAGTGACGGCTCAATAGACTGGCTTTGTCTGCCTCGTTTTGATTCTCCTTCACTATTTGCGCGAATTTTAGATCTCGATCGCGGTGGCAGTTGGAGCATTCGACCGACTAATTTTAGCGATCGCAGCCGTCAATATATCTA
The nucleotide sequence above comes from Myxosarcina sp. GI1. Encoded proteins:
- a CDS encoding HAD family hydrolase translates to MINIKCQAILFDLDGTLVDSTVCVERHWQEWANKHSLDAKEILKISHGRPTIDTIQLVAPHLDAETEAEALDKSQAKNLSGVVAVPGAIALLTSLPQNKWAIVTSGNRQIATNRLLHVGIPIPECLITTNDVEQYKPHPEGYLKAARHLSVAPDKCVVIEDAPVGLQAASAAGMKAIAVTTTYSISDLSMADVCISGLENISVKPPISEEPANWIELETQILDCK
- a CDS encoding AraC family transcriptional regulator; translated protein: MRSQPTQITVSTWQLPKILIEKYTYSAGTVEPLPKHFHHEYQLGMSFNCQGEYFYRGAYYPVPIGSLSIIHSGEVHAPSERTYLPKPASFLMMHVNPSLLTEIALEIADNGRVPFFTQPILSDRSLAKLFHQLCIATATQTTKLTKESLLVDFFSNLISCDREFTPKSYSQVRPAIALVCDYLQANYEDNVSLAELADIAGMSRFYLSRLFKREKGLSLSAYQIQIKIDRAKKLLAKRMPISSVATAVGFYDQSQHRDWICFLAESIPRGHFGSHFKRLVGTTPGNYRAGQ